A single window of Thalassoroseus pseudoceratinae DNA harbors:
- a CDS encoding TIGR02996 domain-containing protein, whose protein sequence is MSAHEQFLQAIVEDPDNDLPRLVYADWLDEQGDPRGEYIRVQCELAQVGDYDPTRKPLEERQNTLFKKHKSKWTKDLKVAAIRNYEFRRGFVEVVTLNAKNHLQNAEALLDRAPTIREMKINAMKTVLNELLESKWLERLDSLNFTACQMGTRRLKRLLRSKHLKNIRKLNLTSNGLGHAGLVALATTESLPRLEKLKIWHLDFLAFDDLADVARGRLWEQLTDVEVCHNNMTDIHIQSLADNWPKCRWKRLSLAGCGLTDVGLKAILENGHADPLEELNICDNGALTDEGISQLATSDRLTNLKRLELNGCNIGLQALSALMDSDTLSNVRRLSISPEVSVGLAIQTIADGTGLPALEELRLDTYSVKTKDLESLQQPGKFHQLKTLIYPSYFAEADVSAELNRLLSNVNVV, encoded by the coding sequence ATGTCCGCTCACGAGCAATTTCTGCAAGCGATCGTTGAGGACCCTGACAACGACTTGCCTCGGCTGGTCTACGCGGATTGGTTGGACGAGCAGGGCGATCCGCGGGGGGAATATATCCGCGTGCAATGCGAGTTGGCACAGGTTGGCGATTACGATCCGACCCGAAAACCGCTGGAAGAACGGCAGAACACGCTCTTCAAAAAGCACAAATCGAAATGGACGAAGGACCTGAAAGTTGCGGCCATTCGCAATTACGAATTCCGTCGCGGTTTCGTGGAAGTTGTCACGCTGAACGCGAAGAATCACCTGCAAAATGCGGAGGCGTTGTTGGATCGTGCCCCGACGATTCGCGAGATGAAGATCAACGCTATGAAAACCGTGCTCAACGAATTGCTGGAATCGAAATGGTTGGAGCGGTTGGATTCGCTGAATTTTACCGCATGTCAGATGGGCACACGACGGTTGAAACGACTTCTGCGATCGAAACATCTGAAGAACATCCGCAAACTGAATCTGACCAGCAACGGCTTGGGGCATGCGGGATTGGTTGCACTTGCGACAACAGAATCACTCCCGCGACTCGAGAAACTCAAAATTTGGCATCTCGATTTTTTGGCGTTCGATGATCTTGCTGATGTGGCTCGCGGACGTTTGTGGGAGCAACTGACGGATGTCGAAGTTTGCCACAACAACATGACCGACATTCACATCCAAAGCTTGGCCGATAATTGGCCGAAGTGTCGGTGGAAACGGCTCTCGTTGGCAGGTTGCGGACTGACCGATGTCGGTCTGAAAGCCATTCTCGAGAACGGCCATGCGGACCCGCTCGAGGAGTTGAACATATGCGATAACGGGGCTCTCACGGACGAGGGCATCAGCCAGTTGGCGACGTCGGACCGCTTGACGAACTTGAAGCGACTGGAACTCAACGGTTGCAATATTGGCCTGCAAGCTCTGTCTGCGTTGATGGACTCGGATACACTTTCAAACGTCCGTCGGCTTTCCATCTCACCGGAAGTTTCCGTGGGACTGGCCATCCAAACGATCGCTGACGGCACCGGATTGCCGGCTCTTGAGGAACTCCGCCTGGACACATACTCCGTGAAAACGAAGGACCTGGAATCTCTCCAGCAGCCCGGAAAATTT